A genomic segment from Daphnia carinata strain CSIRO-1 chromosome 1, CSIRO_AGI_Dcar_HiC_V3, whole genome shotgun sequence encodes:
- the LOC130690929 gene encoding ral GTPase-activating protein subunit alpha-1-like isoform X3, protein MFSKKASIDVKKSTQKFLDGKRDIPTRFRHLKIVLDHAEPNDAKSLLETYYSPVFHIFYDSFSTTESTLKQKSHRVQREELDAVLVLLEKILLLLPELLQKRWQKHALTRLFKRLLHPANNTKLRKDSMKLFILWYQILGEQADGGIHSMFACLVPGFPHQPAYSYPNGAPSVAIATELLPLIPPQAGEKGIDDSCRFYLDSLMEFMITQVMRIEWRDKHLGRPQRCFSFLLQKFQTYYLPHIFPEISDRTNVYRPDLDITNLRRLGPHDPSSNSKQPFISCRVVVLKWLANLTHVPHSTHHQDTPFATCAAFLPQHLGSPAMDSSFYSQISEKEAPSYMSEQHRNEVTVVQDVLFGSRENVNLVVELYRQAFLLPLQQSPSIRKILSLYRDWIHRKVDAPPFMCEPIEDSGPKRNVSREQTHVYAGMQNALQIFITQVASVFMSWVPQGSLVFLEEQVDICKRVLNIYRYMVMNSPMEQKTWEQLLLVLLQVTSQVLGNKVPDKKEDTLGNRLAPALFQTLIVTWIRANLNVIITVDLWDQFVQTLSGLTVWEELIREWAKTMDILTRVLAKNLYHLDLSDLPLDRLSEQKAKKRRAGRVELLSGLGPFPQNIVPRSGQVNTPATTPVSSPPTTNVDATGHHSGNAAQEETRSASGSVRSRSSVMTPGHFAHQQRTRHSSSGDTSLKTADMWNIPRTAKVERSRSEGNFARKHRVGGTRNRCKRYDHIAVPSLPSSVENKITRMLTSETLSTAQLLRRPLQPRKQFLRKRSRSMNSIKHLKGFDESGRYSDSETESRSPSPSSGVETNSFKDSPMQIDVMGLDQGFGKFIKASVKSVSNLFSFLRLDGVDGDASHNRSVMFGGKAKGWLPDVAVVMWRRMLGALGDPNEVRNPQIHAAIFDYLVELGCILIKIRQNQGVSLDNVSTPPLPTFVPPVLILVPWCQKALALPSSYHKGKTLALRLLCTIVARTHDIPLPRNQLLLFYRAIHHALVGQDQDAINTVLKFCGARFFSLQLPGYSLLMLDFLHAANTIISNNDLKGSSRVEAISLVGSLLFFPETLPDLPVLQPIPNEYNLVHCNDIKEHVVALVLKSAKREATSVGRCVAISSLAVYIYCQLAHGTKHAKVKEAIAVLLAVLKFKNRLIGQVACDMLLLLCDHADYLLEQYPDVPRAIIEDLSHTLSALTANQGCNDQTKRLLLSLSICLGEWCMRVPAESLLKPLVQPKSPSLLETVFRVLKSVATGSNVGGGGHVVENRPLDIGVADPSIDNVGEHLSTLSPSQSPLSSPTKDGYNQRSTNAKTVPSPGENEANIRAVRLAARMVMDHLINHIGHFPMGIGAARLSSMVCEHDDLPHFQGDELSAELFHSPSVQFFMLNKDTLMSLVELPTLEATRGSAMSGLRTAHSQVRIILRNLGGKFCWDSSILYSLKDDSTLTRLTKPPLPPFFTARPYQREELMISSFIGGDGAIIQPSPPRLSVRHRPPNSMPKWEDTAEDMDNLEDLLLFIGHTSPECIPAGRQADTLTTPPPPPPTMLPEQEEEALNALLHQKHIELDFYQKHSNEQWMRGRPVEEPIPEDPQSPFQFSRMLFSQLGLTSWDKRGQVQLLKKCDKLLRELKNLDSQKCRETHKIAVIYVGAGQEDKNSILTNSGGSQAFEDFVAGLAWEVELETHTGFLGGLQRNRSTGETAPYFATSFTEVIFHVSTRMPSHNQDALLQKTRHLGNDEVHIVWSEHSRDYRRGIIPTEFCDVLITIYPLPNQLFRIQITRKPDVPFVGPLFNESIIDKRVLPGLVRATALNASRATRSTIPYFHTFYEERYKALETITQNLQEPTTFEDFCVQLCCPGIPMPTTGSSGNLSGSFFNNMEMPGNPPSGPPSSSGGHVTFSSDTSYGFATSLFRQNPGQENKQRGLESAGLSVDIEEPHYASPKANKRLSFKHTSRKISGFGNPDC, encoded by the exons GCGTTGCAATTGCGACAGAGCTTTTACCACTCATTCCACCACAGGCCGGTGAAAAAGGGATAGACGATTCTTGCAGATTTTATTTGGACTCGTTGATGGAGTTTATGATTACCCAG GTGATGCGGATCGAATGGAGAGATAAACATTTAGGCCGGCCACAGCGTTGTTTCTCCTTTCTGCTTCAAAAATTTCAGACCTACTACCTTCCACATATATTCCCGGAAATTTCGGATCGGACCAACGTCTACCGGCCTGATTTAG acATAACGAATCTTCGGCGTCTTGGTCCGCATGATCCAAGCAGCAATTCCAAACAGCCTTTTATTTCCTGCCGAGTGGTCGTGTTAAAGTGGTTAGCTAATCTCACCCATGTCCCACATTCTACCCACCATCAGGATACTCCCTTCGCAACTTGTGCCGCATTTCTTCCACAGCATCTTGGCTCTCCGGCCATGGACTCCTCATTCTACAGTCAAATATCAGAAAAGGAGGCTCCATCATACATGAG CGAACAACACCGAAACGAAGTAACAGTTGTCCAAGATGTACTCTTTGGTTCTCGAGAGAACGTTAATCTTGTGGTGGAGCTGTATCGGCAGGCATTTTTATTGCCTTTACAACAGTCTCCAAGCATCCGAAAAATTCTGTCTTTGTATCGGGATTGGATCCACAGAAAG GTTGATGCTCCTCCTTTCATGTGTGAGCCGATAGAAGATTCAGGACCGAAACGTAATGTTTCAAGAGAACAAACACATGTTTATGCTGGGATGCAA aATGCCTTGCAAATTTTCATTACGCAAGTGGCTAGTGTGTTTATGAGTTGGGTACCTCAGGGGTCTTTGGTTTTCCTGGAAGAGCAGGTGGATATATGCAAAAGGGTTTTGAACATATACCGTTATATGGTTATGAACTCTCCaatggaacaaaaaacttg GGAGCAGTTGCTTCTCGTTCTGCTACAGGTCACCTCACAAGTACTTGGCAACAAAGTACCtgacaaaaaagaagatacACTAGGCAATCGCCTAGCCCCGGCATTGTTCCAGACGCTCATTGTTACCTGGATACGCGCCAACCTTAATGTCATTATTACGGTAGATCTCTGGGATCAGTTCGTCCAGACTCTTTCAGGACTCACTGTTTGGGAAGAACTTATTCGTGAATGGGCG AAAACGATGGATATTCTTACAAGAGTGTTGGCGAAGAACTTGTACCACTTGGATCTAAGTGACCTTCCGCTGGATCGTCTAAGTGAACAGAAagccaagaaaagaagagctgGCCGTGTCGAATTACTCTCTGGCTTAGGGCCGTTTCCTCAAAACATTGTGCCCCGGAGCGGGCAAGTGAATACTCCAGCAACAACCCCAGTGTCTTCGCCACCCACCACAAACGTCGATGCAACTGGGCATCATTCTGGTAATGCAGCACAAGAAGAGACACGATCGGCAAGTGGATCCGTTAGATCACGAAGTTCCGTCATGACTCCCGGCCACTTTGCTCATCAACAGCGTACTCGACATAGCAGCTCGGGCGACACCTCGTTAAAAACTGCAGACATGTGGAATATTCCTCGCACTGCAAAAGTCGAGCGAAGTCGCAGCGAGGGCAATTTCGCGCGCAAACATCGTGTTGGTGGAACACGAAACCGGTGCAAACGCTACGATCACATCGCAGTTCCAT cCTTGCCATCGTCcgtggaaaataaaatcacgCGCATGCTGACCTCAGAAACTCTATCAACGGCACAACTTTTACGACGTCCTCTCCAACCTAGAAAACAGTTTCTTCGAAAGCGTTCTCGCTCAATGAATTCAATTAAGCATTTAAaag GATTTGATGAAAGTGGCCGGTATTCAGATTCTGAAACTGAATCTCGTTCACCTTCACCTTCCAGTGGAGTCGAAACGAATTCTTTCAAAGATTCGCCAATGCAAATTGATGTCATGGGTTTGGATCAAGGATTTGGCAAGTTCATTAAAGCTTCTGTAAAAAGCGTGAGtaatttatttagttttttacgatTAGATGGTGTTGATGGAGACGCGTCTCACAATCGATCGGTCATGTTTGGCGGAAAGGCCAAAGGCTGGCTTCCAGATGTGGCCGTTGTCATGTGGCGTCGAATGCTTGGAGCTTTAGGCGATCCCAACGAAGTCCGCAACCCTCAAATTCATGCAGctatctttgattatttggtGGAATTGGGGTGTATACTAATTAAG ATTCGCCAAAATCAAGGTGTCAGCCTTGACAATGTGTCTACGCCGCCTCTTCCCACTTTCGTTCCACCCGTCTTAATTCTTGTGCCATGGTGTCAAAAG GCGCTGGCATTACCATCCTCCTACCATAAGGGCAAGACGTTGGCACTACGTCTACTTTGCACAATAGTAGCCCGGACTCATGATATTCCTCTTCCACGGAATCAACTGTTGCTCTTTTATCGGGCTATCCATCATGCGCTCGTTGGTCAAGATCAG GATGCCATTAATACAGTTCTCAAATTCTGTGGAGCGCGCTTCTTTTCACTTCAATTACCCGGTTATTCGTTGCTAATGTTGGATTTTCTTCATGCCGCAAACACCATCATTTCTAACAACGACCTTAAAGGG AGCTCGCGTGTTGAGGCTATTTCGTTAGTTGGCTCGTTGCTCTTCTTCCCAGAGACTCTTCCTGATTTACCGGTGCTTCAACCAATACCCAACGAGTACAACCTTGTCCACTGTAACGACATCAAA GAACACGTCGTGGCTTTGGTACTGAAATCGGCTAAACGCGAAGCCACAAGCGTAGGCCGGTGCGTGGCCATATCCAGTTTGGCTGTGTATATTTACTGCCAATTGGCTCATGGCACAAAACACGCTAAAGTTAAGGAGGCTATTGCCGTCCTTTTAGCTGTGCTCAAG TTTAAAAATCGGCTTATAGGACAAGTGGCGTGTGAtatgcttcttcttctctgtGACCATGCGGATTATCTTCTCGAGCAATATCCGGATGTTCCACGTGCTATTATTGAA GATTTGTCTCACACGTTGTCTGCACTAACGGCGAATCAAGGCTGCAATGATCAGACAAAACGATTGTTGTTATCCTTGTCCATTTGCCTGGGAGAGTGGTGCATGCGAGTACCGGCGGAATCCTTGCTGAAACCCCTTGTCCAGCCGAAATCACCATCTTTATTGGAAACGGTTTTTCGCGTCTTGAAATCAGTTGCCACTGGAAGCAATGTTGGTGGTGGAGGGCATGTAGTGGAAAATCGCCCGCTGGACATTGGTGTTGCAGACCCGAGCATTGATAATGTAGGGGAGCATCTATCAACGCTTAGCCCGTCTCAGTCTCCGCTTTCTAGTCCGACCAAGGACGGGTACAACCAGAGATCAACCAATGCCAAGACAGTCCCTTCTCCTGGAGAGAATGAAGCAAATATTCGTGCAGTTCGATTAGCTGCTCGAATG GTGATGGATCATTTGATCAATCATATCGGACACTTTCCAATGGGAATCGGTGCTGCCCGATTGAGTTCCATGGTCTGCGAACATGACGACTTGCCACATTTTCAAGGCGATGAGCTCTCAGCGGAACTCTTTCATTCTCCATCTGTCCAGTTCTTCATGTTGAACAAGGATACATTGATGTCGTTGGTGGAACTCCCCACGTTAGAAGCCACTCGGGGGAGCGCAATGTCCGGTCTTCGAACGGCCCATTCTCAG GTGCGAATCATTTTGAGAAACCTCGGTGGCAAATTCTGCTGGGATTCGTCGATATTGTATTCGCTCAAAGATGATTCAACATTGACACGTTTAACTAAACCGCCTCTACCGCCATTTTTTACCGCACGTCCTTATCAACGCGAAGAGTTAATGATATCTTCATTCATCGGTGGAGATGGAGCCATCATCCAGCCATCTCCTCCGAGACTTTCAGTGCGTCATCGACCTCCCAATTCCATGCCCAAATGGGAGGATACTGCCGAAGACATGGACAACCTTGAAGACCTTTTGCTGTTTATTGGACATACAAGTCCTGAATGTATTCCAGCCGGAAGGCAAGCAGACACGTTGACTACgccacctcctcctccaccgacCATGTTACCCGAGCAAGAGGAGGAAGCGCTAAATGCGCTACTCCATCAAAAACACATCGAGCTTGATTTCTACCAAAAGCATTCAAATGAACAGTG GATGAGAGGGCGCCCGGTTGAAGAGCCTATACCGGAAGATCCACAATCCCCTTTCCAGTTTAGTCGGATGCTCTTTTCCCAGCTTGGTTTAACATCATGGGATAAAAGAGGACAAGTCCAACTCTTAAAGAAATGTGATAAACTTCTTCGTGAGTTAAAAAATCTCGATAGCCAG AAATGCCGAGAAACGCACAAGATTGCCGTCATTTATGTAGGTGCCGGCCAGGAGGACAAAAACTCAATTCTTACAAATTCCGGTGGAAGCCAGGCGTTCGAAGATTTTGTTGCTGGTCTTGCGTGGGAG GTTGAATTGGAAACGCATACAGGCTTTCTTGGCGGTTTGCAGCGCAACCGATCCACAGGCGAAACAGCTCCTTATTTTGCCACATCTTTCACTGAAGTTATTTTTCATGTATCGACTAGAATGCCTTCACACAATCAAGACGCTCTCCTTCAAAAA ACCCGCCACTTGGGTAACGACGAAGTCCATATTGTATGGTCGGAACATTCGCGTGATTACCGCCGAGGCATTATACCAACAGAGTTTTGCGATGTTCTCATCACCATCTATCCACTGCCGAATCAACTATTCCGCATCCAGATTACACGCAAACCAGAC GTCCCGTTCGTAGGTCCACTCTTCAACGAGAGCATAATAGACAAACGTGTGCTTCCTGGGTTGGTACGTGCTACTGCTCTAAACGCATCTAGGGCGACGCGATCCACCATCCCCTACTTCCATACTTT TTACGAAGAAAGATACAAGGCGTTGGAAACGATTACACAAAACCTTCAAGAACCAACGACGTTCGAGGATTTTTGTGTACAACTTTGCTGCCCAGGTATACCTATGCCTACAACTGGATCGTCCGGTAACTTGTCAG gttcatttttcaataacaTGGAAATGCCAGGGAATCCTCCATCAGGACCTCCATCTAGTTCGGGAGGCCATGTTACGTTCTCGTCTGATACTTCGTATGGATTTGCGACATCCCTCTTCCGTCAAAACCCTGgccaagaaaataaacaaagag GATTGGAAAGCGCCGGTTTGTCTGTCGACATCGAGGAACCGCATTACGCGTCACCCAAAGCGAATAAACGGCTGTCATTCAAACATACATCACGTAAGATATCGGGTTTCGGTAACCCAGATTgttga